Proteins found in one Chitinivorax sp. B genomic segment:
- a CDS encoding PLP-dependent aminotransferase family protein, producing MNAPTLLPRYAQLADELTACIRGGSLRPGDKLPSVRTLCSLHGVSPATVTHALHLLEDAGLIEARPRAGFYVKRQIQVRPLPQQLSGDYHSQPRLVELSSKRQRLLEFVHPTHCDWLGLANLSPSLFPNQLVQKFMTYQARRDPTLLSRYVFDAGDEQLRQQIARRGVEAGCVWQPDDIIITNGVVDALGLSLRLLTKPGDIVAIAAPSSLPLQEQLETLSRRALEIPAHPCDGISLDALATALEQQTIAACVVSANFASPTGSLMSDDSKRRLVELLESHGVPLIEDDTYGEFYSGEQRPKPCKAFDRSGNVILCSELSITLAPGLGLGYIVAGRYRLGLQALKPATMDGVPLLTQRTYAAFMESGHYEPHLRRLRRQLAEQLNALRAAVCEYFPAETGVSCAAGGYLLWVELPKQIDAAELNQQAARLGSSCAPGALFTLGDGLHNCLRLNAGHVFSPKIEEAVRTLGQLAQQVLDTQRPNDE from the coding sequence ATGAATGCACCAACGTTACTTCCCCGATACGCTCAACTTGCTGACGAACTGACTGCATGTATTCGTGGGGGTAGTTTGCGTCCAGGTGACAAACTTCCCTCCGTTAGAACATTGTGCTCGTTACATGGTGTCAGCCCGGCAACCGTGACCCATGCGCTGCACCTATTAGAAGATGCGGGGCTAATTGAAGCGCGCCCACGTGCCGGGTTTTACGTTAAACGACAAATTCAGGTGCGCCCACTGCCACAACAGTTGAGTGGCGATTACCACTCTCAGCCACGGCTGGTGGAACTCTCAAGCAAGCGCCAACGACTACTTGAGTTTGTCCATCCAACCCACTGTGATTGGTTGGGGTTGGCTAATTTATCACCTAGCCTGTTCCCAAATCAGCTGGTTCAGAAGTTCATGACATACCAAGCTCGGCGCGACCCAACCCTGCTCTCACGCTATGTCTTTGATGCTGGGGATGAACAATTACGCCAGCAAATTGCACGGCGTGGTGTAGAAGCGGGATGTGTCTGGCAACCTGACGACATCATTATTACAAATGGAGTAGTCGACGCACTGGGCCTAAGTTTGCGCTTACTGACCAAGCCTGGGGATATTGTTGCCATCGCGGCGCCATCTTCCCTGCCATTACAGGAACAACTGGAAACCCTATCCCGTCGGGCATTGGAAATCCCCGCTCACCCATGTGATGGTATTTCGCTAGATGCATTAGCCACTGCACTTGAGCAACAAACCATTGCAGCCTGTGTGGTCAGTGCCAATTTCGCCAGCCCAACGGGTAGCCTGATGAGTGACGACAGCAAGCGTAGGTTGGTAGAGCTGTTGGAAAGCCATGGCGTACCACTTATCGAAGATGACACATATGGCGAGTTCTATAGTGGGGAACAGCGTCCTAAACCTTGTAAAGCATTTGATCGTAGTGGAAACGTCATTCTATGTTCCGAGCTGTCCATCACCTTGGCACCAGGGCTAGGACTAGGCTATATCGTGGCTGGACGCTATCGCTTGGGCTTACAGGCATTAAAGCCCGCAACCATGGATGGCGTACCGCTCTTAACGCAACGTACCTATGCAGCCTTTATGGAAAGCGGCCATTACGAGCCGCACCTGCGTCGTTTGCGTCGGCAACTGGCCGAGCAGTTAAATGCCTTGCGAGCCGCAGTGTGTGAATACTTTCCGGCGGAAACAGGTGTGTCCTGTGCTGCTGGCGGGTATCTGTTATGGGTGGAGCTACCCAAGCAGATTGATGCAGCAGAACTTAACCAGCAAGCTGCCAGATTGGGTAGTAGTTGTGCACCAGGGGCATTGTTTACCCTCGGTGACGGATTACATAATTGTCTGAGACTCAATGCGGGTCACGTTTTTTCACCCAAGATTGAAGAAGCTGTACGTACGTTAGGGCAATTGGCACAACAAGTGTTAGACACACAACGCCCCAACGATGAATAG
- a CDS encoding glycoside hydrolase family 13 protein codes for MSVASTRQIVYQIFPERFAIGHGLTGEQKLTQSAYRCPGNILKPDWHTHPAENEAEMKQCGQVFYGGDLQGIIDRLDYIQQSGFNTLYFTPIFDAPSNHKYDAMDFFRIDPMFGDEAALKRLIIELDRRGMGLILDAVLNHVNYQHPWFLAAKRGEQPYRSFFTFDAEDNHQCWWGHPYLAELNLENTELQAILFSGENSFLAHYLGMGITGWRFDTAQDLGMKTAQRIRAAVKQRYPQAQLLGELMSYAGGWVNGQGYTGMMNYYFREAMLAWLAGNISHLQANLAMKEYYEGYGHEGSLNSWLMLGSHDTMRLRTAIPDIRLRQLAVAAQFTLPGIPLVYYGDENGMEGGNDPDCRRPMVWDETQWELPMREFIRSLVVVRDANPALQSGKLLMLGEKQNGNALIYLRYTDIPGQVALVVLNLGDAPLKELIFIPYPHLYNSVPLRNQLAPANEVKMGGGCMWVEAPAKGVAIYTPFEPHTHFRFYKERNLFV; via the coding sequence ATGTCCGTTGCTTCAACACGTCAGATCGTCTATCAGATTTTCCCAGAACGCTTTGCCATTGGGCATGGCCTGACAGGTGAGCAAAAGCTTACCCAATCGGCCTACCGGTGCCCTGGCAATATCCTGAAGCCGGATTGGCATACCCACCCTGCTGAAAATGAAGCAGAAATGAAGCAGTGTGGGCAGGTATTTTATGGTGGGGACCTGCAAGGCATCATTGATCGGTTGGACTACATTCAGCAAAGCGGCTTCAACACCCTTTATTTCACGCCTATTTTCGATGCGCCGTCGAACCATAAGTATGATGCGATGGACTTCTTTCGCATTGATCCAATGTTTGGTGATGAAGCGGCTTTAAAGCGCCTGATTATCGAACTGGATCGCCGAGGTATGGGCTTGATTCTGGATGCGGTACTGAACCATGTGAATTATCAGCACCCTTGGTTTTTGGCCGCTAAGCGGGGTGAGCAACCTTATCGCAGTTTTTTCACATTCGATGCCGAAGATAACCACCAATGCTGGTGGGGTCATCCCTACCTTGCGGAGTTGAACTTGGAGAACACGGAGCTGCAAGCCATCTTGTTCTCTGGGGAGAACAGTTTTCTTGCGCACTATCTGGGAATGGGCATTACCGGCTGGCGTTTTGACACCGCACAGGATTTGGGCATGAAAACTGCGCAACGTATTCGTGCGGCGGTCAAGCAACGCTACCCGCAAGCGCAACTGCTGGGTGAGCTAATGAGCTATGCCGGTGGTTGGGTCAATGGCCAAGGCTACACCGGGATGATGAACTATTACTTCCGTGAAGCAATGTTGGCCTGGTTGGCGGGTAATATCAGTCACTTACAGGCCAATCTGGCGATGAAGGAGTACTACGAAGGTTATGGCCATGAGGGTAGCCTGAACAGTTGGCTGATGCTGGGTAGTCACGACACCATGCGTTTGCGGACAGCTATTCCGGATATTCGGTTGCGACAGTTGGCTGTGGCGGCGCAGTTCACCCTTCCGGGTATTCCGCTGGTGTACTATGGTGACGAAAATGGCATGGAAGGGGGAAATGATCCTGATTGCCGTCGTCCGATGGTGTGGGACGAGACACAATGGGAATTACCGATGCGTGAATTCATTCGATCGTTGGTGGTTGTACGTGATGCCAATCCGGCATTGCAATCCGGCAAGTTGTTGATGTTGGGTGAAAAGCAGAACGGTAATGCCCTGATCTATTTACGCTATACCGATATTCCTGGCCAAGTGGCCCTTGTGGTGCTGAATTTGGGTGATGCACCACTTAAAGAGCTTATTTTCATTCCCTACCCTCATTTATATAACAGTGTGCCACTGCGTAACCAACTGGCGCCGGCGAACGAGGTAAAAATGGGTGGTGGCTGCATGTGGGTGGAGGCACCAGCGAAAGGTGTTGCGATCTATACACCTTTCGAGCCGCACACGCACTTTCGCTTCTATAAGGAACGTAATCTGTTTGTGTGA
- a CDS encoding LysR family transcriptional regulator — protein MDNLTDIRLFLDATNLGSFSAAGRKHGVSPAAASACIQRMEAALGARLFERTTRQLRLTEEGQLYRDYCQQALDLLTEAEQQLQAGQQLVQGMVRISAPSDLGRNLLMRFLDEFHQLYPNVRFALQLSDSQANLVGDDIDLAIRYGQPRDSTLVARPLAPNRRVVIVAPDAVERLGRPATPQALAQLPCLVLVTAAGPMNDWGYAQDGVLQSVRLTRYQESNDGEIIRKWAIQGAGYARKSLLDVADDLREGRLQTVLDDYFIESTPLNALYQQGRFQPPRVRLLIEFLQARFETVVSELRQQGLLP, from the coding sequence GTGGATAACCTTACCGATATCCGTCTATTCCTAGACGCTACCAACCTGGGCAGCTTCTCCGCTGCGGGCCGTAAGCATGGGGTTTCTCCGGCCGCGGCCAGTGCTTGCATTCAGCGTATGGAGGCTGCATTGGGTGCGCGTTTGTTTGAGCGGACGACACGGCAGTTGCGGTTGACTGAAGAGGGACAGCTTTATCGGGATTACTGCCAACAGGCTTTGGATTTGCTGACGGAGGCGGAACAGCAGTTACAGGCAGGGCAGCAGTTGGTACAAGGGATGGTGCGTATCTCGGCGCCATCGGATTTGGGGCGTAATCTGTTGATGCGGTTTCTGGATGAATTCCACCAGCTTTACCCGAATGTCCGGTTTGCATTGCAGTTAAGCGATAGCCAAGCGAATTTGGTTGGCGATGATATTGATCTGGCCATTCGCTATGGCCAACCGCGGGATAGCACTTTGGTGGCACGGCCGTTGGCACCGAATCGACGGGTGGTGATCGTTGCACCTGATGCCGTGGAGCGACTGGGTAGGCCTGCTACGCCACAAGCGTTGGCTCAGTTGCCTTGCCTGGTGTTGGTGACGGCAGCGGGGCCGATGAATGATTGGGGTTATGCTCAGGATGGGGTGTTGCAGTCCGTGAGATTAACGCGCTATCAGGAGAGTAATGATGGCGAGATCATCCGTAAATGGGCGATTCAAGGTGCGGGGTATGCGCGTAAATCGTTGCTGGATGTGGCAGACGATTTACGCGAAGGGCGTTTACAGACTGTGTTGGATGACTATTTCATCGAAAGTACGCCATTGAATGCTTTATACCAACAGGGGCGTTTTCAGCCTCCTCGGGTTCGTTTGTTGATCGAGTTTTTGCAGGCCCGGTTTGAAACGGTTGTCAGTGAGCTACGTCAGCAGGGTTTGCTGCCATGA
- the crcB gene encoding fluoride efflux transporter CrcB: MGWTAWIAIGTGAALGAWLRWLLGTWLNPVFPTVPMGTLVANLLGGYLIGLAIAWFGQFGAWPPEYRLFVVTGFLGGLTTFSTFSGEVITLLLKGQFAWGMVAASTHLLGSLALTWLGIRTMSWLMMR; the protein is encoded by the coding sequence GTGGGGTGGACCGCGTGGATTGCAATTGGTACCGGCGCCGCTCTGGGGGCATGGCTGCGTTGGTTATTGGGTACATGGCTGAATCCAGTCTTTCCGACTGTTCCCATGGGAACATTGGTTGCGAATTTGCTAGGTGGATACCTGATTGGACTCGCTATTGCTTGGTTTGGACAGTTTGGTGCTTGGCCACCTGAATATCGTCTATTTGTAGTCACCGGCTTTCTCGGCGGACTGACCACCTTTTCCACTTTCTCCGGAGAAGTGATAACGTTGTTACTGAAGGGGCAATTTGCATGGGGCATGGTCGCGGCTAGTACGCATTTGCTCGGATCACTCGCACTGACATGGCTGGGTATACGCACAATGAGCTGGCTGATGATGCGCTGA
- a CDS encoding MarR family winged helix-turn-helix transcriptional regulator, with product MTMTELSKADFEKLSEFRYQLRLFLRFSEGVCREHGLTPLQYQMLLHVQGYPGRDWATIGELAERLQAHHHGVVALAGRCEELGLIERRTGTRDRRQVEIHLTEQGRRQVTKLAALHRDEIRMLKGKLVLPDLTPPM from the coding sequence ATGACAATGACGGAACTAAGTAAGGCTGATTTCGAGAAATTGTCGGAATTTCGCTATCAATTACGCCTATTTCTGCGTTTCAGTGAAGGTGTGTGCCGCGAGCATGGCCTGACACCATTGCAGTATCAAATGCTATTGCACGTTCAGGGCTACCCGGGTAGGGATTGGGCCACCATCGGTGAACTTGCCGAACGATTGCAGGCACACCACCACGGCGTGGTTGCGCTGGCTGGCCGATGCGAAGAATTGGGTCTGATCGAGCGTCGTACCGGCACACGAGATCGCCGCCAGGTGGAAATCCATTTGACCGAGCAAGGACGCCGGCAGGTGACGAAGCTGGCTGCATTGCACCGGGACGAAATCCGGATGCTGAAAGGCAAGTTGGTCTTGCCAGATTTGACGCCGCCGATGTGA
- a CDS encoding RHS repeat-associated core domain-containing protein yields the protein MLWQQFIYNRQRQLAIKTANSKPIQFVYDEAGHLLAEHADPATQSPSQDHLWLGDTPIAVVRPNSSDPSKPLIYHVYADHLNTPRAIYDAFNKRLTWRWESEAFGNTLPDQDADKNGSQFVYHLRFPGQYWDNGIKLSHNWYRTYNPETGRYVQSDPIGLQGGLNTYAYALSSPLLKIDPMGLETAEGPEGPYSTDPRAHFPLPPGPPPKGRKYWEPVCDAAEKEYGKWMKPLCKACVRYVCEDTMARPACCAVRKDKCMGEKDPDDQNGQQQCLTDFALCSGRLKQ from the coding sequence GTGTTGTGGCAACAGTTCATCTATAACAGGCAAAGGCAACTGGCGATCAAGACCGCCAACAGCAAACCGATCCAGTTCGTCTACGACGAAGCCGGCCACCTGCTGGCGGAACATGCCGACCCGGCCACGCAAAGCCCGAGCCAGGATCACCTCTGGCTGGGCGACACGCCGATTGCGGTGGTGCGCCCCAACAGCAGCGACCCCAGCAAACCGCTGATCTATCACGTCTATGCCGACCACCTCAACACGCCACGCGCGATCTACGACGCGTTCAACAAACGCCTGACCTGGCGTTGGGAAAGCGAAGCCTTCGGCAACACCCTGCCGGATCAGGATGCGGACAAGAACGGCAGCCAGTTCGTGTACCACCTGCGTTTCCCGGGGCAGTATTGGGATAACGGCATCAAGCTGAGTCATAACTGGTATCGGACCTATAATCCGGAGACGGGGCGGTATGTTCAGAGTGATCCGATTGGGTTGCAGGGTGGGTTGAATACTTATGCTTATGCATTAAGCAGTCCTCTTTTGAAAATTGATCCAATGGGCTTAGAAACTGCGGAGGGACCGGAAGGGCCTTATTCGACTGACCCAAGGGCACATTTTCCCTTGCCACCAGGGCCTCCCCCTAAAGGACGCAAATACTGGGAGCCGGTTTGTGATGCTGCAGAAAAGGAATACGGAAAGTGGATGAAACCATTATGCAAAGCATGTGTTCGCTATGTATGCGAAGACACGATGGCAAGGCCGGCATGCTGTGCCGTTAGAAAAGACAAGTGCATGGGAGAGAAAGATCCTGATGATCAAAATGGACAACAACAATGCTTGACCGATTTCGCTCTATGTTCTGGTCGCTTGAAACAATAG
- a CDS encoding methyl-accepting chemotaxis protein, producing the protein MLVLIALAGLLIVALTALTGLNNTMLQDRQQKTRNLVEVAHDVVVMYQKQEAAGKLPREQAQSMAMAALKQLRYEGTEYFWINDMNAVMLMHPIKPELDGKSMNDAKDPDGKYLFREFVKTVNDKGAGYVDYLWPKPGADRPVAKLSYVKGFAPWAWIIGSGIYIDDVDRAFWRSSSILLLVIAVIVAVMLFVSMRLVRGLVKQLGGEPTYTVDVVKQIANGKLDTEIILQASDSQSLLGQVKQMQAELAQLIRQIRANADEIDSMAKSVADQSRQVANDSSCQSTSASAMAGAVTQMTANIHQISDGAAKANDISRESGNLLRSGSDVIKRATDEMVRISDAVNQTSVTIEALAGKTETISSIMNVIGEVADQTNLLALNAAIEAARAGDHGRGFAVVADEVRKLAERTSAATKEIAQMISDIQNSSSESKANMEEAVRRVEQGVGLANQGRDAVQQIESSTQQVVGLVGEISVALKEQSQATDLVGQQVDRISAAADTNVVASRQAAELTRRMQELTLALHQGVRRFSV; encoded by the coding sequence ATGTTGGTTTTGATTGCTTTGGCTGGATTGCTGATTGTGGCATTGACGGCGTTGACTGGTCTTAACAATACCATGTTGCAGGATCGTCAACAAAAGACACGCAATCTCGTTGAAGTAGCACACGATGTCGTGGTGATGTACCAGAAGCAGGAGGCAGCGGGGAAATTGCCGCGCGAGCAAGCGCAATCCATGGCGATGGCTGCACTGAAACAATTACGTTATGAGGGCACAGAATATTTCTGGATCAATGACATGAACGCCGTCATGTTAATGCATCCCATCAAGCCGGAGCTGGATGGTAAGTCAATGAACGACGCTAAAGACCCAGATGGCAAATACCTGTTTCGTGAATTTGTGAAGACTGTGAATGACAAAGGGGCTGGCTATGTTGACTATCTATGGCCAAAACCTGGCGCAGATAGACCTGTTGCCAAGCTTTCCTATGTGAAGGGTTTTGCACCTTGGGCCTGGATTATCGGTAGTGGCATTTACATTGATGATGTCGACCGTGCTTTTTGGCGGAGTAGCAGTATCCTGTTGCTGGTGATCGCTGTAATTGTTGCAGTCATGCTTTTTGTGAGCATGCGATTGGTTCGGGGCCTAGTCAAACAGCTGGGTGGTGAGCCAACTTATACCGTTGATGTTGTCAAGCAAATCGCCAACGGCAAATTGGATACTGAAATCATCCTGCAGGCCAGCGATTCGCAAAGCTTGCTTGGCCAAGTCAAACAAATGCAAGCAGAGCTGGCGCAATTGATCCGACAAATTCGTGCCAATGCTGACGAGATCGATTCGATGGCAAAAAGCGTCGCAGATCAAAGCCGGCAGGTCGCCAATGATTCATCCTGTCAGAGTACTTCTGCTTCTGCGATGGCCGGTGCGGTTACTCAAATGACGGCTAACATTCATCAAATATCTGATGGGGCAGCAAAAGCCAACGATATTTCGCGAGAATCCGGCAATCTGTTGCGGAGCGGTAGCGACGTGATCAAACGTGCCACTGATGAAATGGTGCGCATCAGTGACGCAGTCAATCAGACATCCGTCACCATTGAAGCTTTGGCCGGGAAGACAGAAACCATCTCTAGCATCATGAATGTCATTGGCGAAGTCGCCGATCAAACCAACCTACTTGCATTGAATGCAGCCATTGAGGCTGCACGAGCAGGGGACCATGGGCGTGGTTTCGCTGTGGTGGCCGACGAGGTTCGCAAGTTGGCTGAACGAACCTCGGCTGCAACCAAGGAAATCGCACAAATGATTTCTGATATCCAGAATAGTTCGAGCGAGTCAAAAGCCAATATGGAGGAAGCGGTACGTCGGGTTGAACAAGGTGTGGGCCTGGCCAACCAAGGGCGGGATGCGGTACAGCAGATTGAAAGTAGTACACAGCAAGTGGTGGGACTGGTTGGTGAAATTTCGGTAGCGTTGAAGGAGCAATCACAGGCAACAGATCTGGTAGGTCAACAAGTTGACCGTATTTCTGCGGCGGCTGATACCAATGTGGTGGCGTCAAGACAGGCTGCAGAGTTAACGCGCCGTATGCAGGAGCTGACACTGGCATTGCATCAAGGGGTGCGCCGTTTCAGCGTTTAA
- a CDS encoding alkene reductase, translated as MTQSKLFTPTVLGDIHVNHRVVMAPMTRARSTQPGDIPNEMNARYYVQRASAAFIVTEATQISPQGKGYSFTPGIHSAEQIAGWQLVTRAVHQAGGRIFLQLWHVGRMSHPDFHDGALPVAPSAVPFEGQIWKVNPTTGQGEMVPCPTPRALSKEEIHAIVADFRQAAKNAMAAGFDGVEIHGANGYLIDQFLRTTGNTRTDEYGSTRENRLRFLKEVVSAVADEIGPNRTAIRLAPFLTARGMACPDILPTILEAAAFLQQQGIAYLHLVEADWDDAPQFTEAFRQAIRTSFERPIVVAGQYDQAKADWVLNKGYADLVAFGRPFVANPDLPRRLAEGLPLADFDSSTLFGGGEAGYTDYPAWSVCEMA; from the coding sequence ATGACACAATCCAAATTATTCACCCCTACAGTACTTGGCGACATTCATGTCAACCATCGTGTAGTCATGGCGCCCATGACCCGTGCCCGGAGTACCCAACCCGGCGACATCCCGAATGAAATGAACGCCCGCTATTACGTTCAGCGGGCTTCTGCAGCCTTCATCGTGACCGAGGCCACGCAAATCTCGCCACAAGGCAAAGGCTATTCCTTTACACCTGGGATACACAGCGCGGAACAAATCGCAGGTTGGCAGCTGGTGACCCGCGCGGTTCATCAAGCAGGTGGGCGTATCTTTCTTCAGCTCTGGCATGTAGGCCGCATGTCACACCCAGATTTTCATGATGGAGCCTTGCCAGTGGCCCCGTCAGCAGTGCCGTTCGAAGGCCAGATCTGGAAAGTGAACCCCACCACGGGCCAAGGGGAAATGGTGCCATGCCCCACGCCCCGTGCCTTGAGCAAAGAAGAAATTCACGCAATCGTGGCTGACTTTCGCCAAGCAGCAAAAAATGCCATGGCCGCTGGCTTTGATGGGGTAGAGATCCACGGTGCAAATGGTTATCTGATTGATCAGTTCCTGCGTACAACCGGCAATACCCGCACTGACGAATACGGCAGTACTCGTGAAAACCGACTGCGCTTTCTGAAAGAAGTGGTGAGTGCTGTCGCAGATGAAATCGGCCCCAATCGCACCGCGATTCGCTTGGCCCCATTCCTGACCGCCCGGGGCATGGCCTGCCCAGACATTCTGCCAACCATCCTGGAAGCAGCGGCATTTTTGCAGCAACAAGGCATTGCCTACCTGCATCTGGTGGAAGCCGATTGGGATGATGCCCCGCAATTTACCGAAGCATTCCGCCAGGCTATACGCACCAGCTTTGAACGGCCTATAGTCGTTGCCGGCCAATATGACCAGGCAAAAGCAGACTGGGTGCTGAACAAAGGTTATGCAGACTTGGTGGCATTTGGACGCCCCTTCGTCGCCAACCCAGACTTACCACGCCGCCTGGCAGAGGGTTTACCGTTAGCCGATTTTGACAGTAGCACCCTGTTTGGTGGTGGGGAAGCCGGCTATACCGATTACCCAGCTTGGTCTGTTTGCGAAATGGCGTAA
- a CDS encoding GFA family protein, with protein sequence MSDIEVLEGGCLCGRIRYCVATDNREGYYCHCRMCQLAFGNVFASWLNVQKSEVSWLNGEPQYYQSSRIAKRGFCSSCGTPLSFAFVDSERMDLSVGSFDQPNQIKPVSHFAVETRVAAWHVPDGLPEECAADYQALNDRWKQAYGEDVNPGLDAVRQGT encoded by the coding sequence ATGAGCGATATTGAGGTGCTGGAAGGCGGATGCTTGTGCGGACGTATCCGATATTGCGTTGCCACAGACAACCGCGAAGGGTATTACTGCCATTGCCGCATGTGTCAGCTGGCTTTTGGCAACGTGTTCGCGTCATGGCTGAATGTGCAGAAAAGTGAAGTCAGTTGGTTGAATGGTGAACCGCAGTATTATCAAAGCTCGCGCATTGCCAAACGTGGTTTCTGCTCTTCTTGTGGCACACCGCTCAGTTTTGCATTTGTGGATTCGGAACGGATGGATTTGTCAGTTGGCAGTTTTGATCAGCCCAACCAGATCAAGCCAGTCAGCCACTTTGCCGTGGAAACCCGCGTTGCTGCTTGGCATGTTCCTGATGGACTACCAGAGGAATGTGCTGCGGATTATCAAGCGTTGAATGACCGTTGGAAGCAGGCCTATGGAGAAGATGTGAATCCAGGGTTGGACGCTGTCAGGCAAGGTACATAG
- a CDS encoding Yip1 family protein, whose amino-acid sequence MKLSAYSRMITSFHVGWDELHRDPPSIISMMINLVLPFSLLPAAMILYAGHVNGQLYVPNASIDRWNTIALLFLVAELATVPLMAWVLRLIAESKQLQATYRDGFVVAAAAAIPLWLSSLVLLIPNPAINLIGVLLGLLASFAMLYHGLPEMFGTDEGIESLDLAYSSISAGGAAWTLLMAMVLLLLFGNT is encoded by the coding sequence ATGAAACTATCTGCCTATTCGAGAATGATCACCTCATTTCATGTTGGCTGGGACGAACTGCATCGTGATCCGCCGTCCATTATCAGCATGATGATCAATCTGGTACTGCCGTTTTCATTACTGCCTGCAGCCATGATTTTGTATGCAGGCCATGTCAATGGCCAACTCTACGTCCCCAATGCCAGCATCGACCGATGGAATACAATCGCGCTGCTGTTTTTAGTAGCAGAACTGGCCACCGTGCCACTGATGGCGTGGGTATTGAGGTTAATTGCCGAATCAAAACAGTTACAGGCAACCTACCGTGATGGTTTTGTTGTGGCAGCAGCAGCGGCCATTCCACTCTGGTTGTCCAGCTTGGTGTTGCTGATTCCTAACCCAGCCATCAACCTGATCGGTGTACTATTGGGCTTATTGGCGTCGTTTGCCATGCTATATCACGGTCTACCAGAGATGTTTGGCACCGATGAAGGCATTGAATCACTGGACTTGGCTTACAGCTCCATTTCTGCGGGCGGCGCAGCCTGGACGCTGCTGATGGCAATGGTACTGCTATTGCTGTTTGGGAATACCTGA